A section of the Fusarium falciforme chromosome 8, complete sequence genome encodes:
- a CDS encoding Zn(2)-C6 fungal-type domain-containing protein, translated as MPRPKVPAHQRQRAVEACNLCREAKKRCSGSAPCTQCLRRGLEHQCFITYAPRGSRARARAEASIRAASDTNSWTREEPTSPRRHASNHAVQQSDADTVEVFQPLSPSDSRQEDGEGSQSEQTDASSTNPPRMLLNSRGERVYIGGAASISFLQIVRDLVSQQIGPSAFSHNEKSDRMLEVETPQANAPEPEVNAMDLDGEQKLRYLRSYYAVTEALIHVFDPSELEALLMSPDKIMTPDGISSLPSLKQTSIDLVIAIGAQCDSLASAKSIGQASFRNARRQAFMGFLEDPDIDMVRTFLLMAFYMLGECRRNAAFMYLGIAAKAALALGLHSRDSYAKKPGPADQLRLRIWMSICIVDKLVNSILGRPSATAGIRSDRNNLDDVAQPGDHITDCLVASNKIVTIINDITDTLYDQKKITTPIVEQLMQDIENWKRHLPDSIRNTVCTEQASPGSLPPQHGAVARVHVSCFYYLAVMLVSRPFLISALTSRPPRGALPSQLAAACLDAAMYLSQTCVEALNSGLLQGNMCIMKALIFAAGLVLGFEIFAKYPVDSDIETAFQGAKEVLTHLSKQSPQAAHYLEILTTLSSAIAKRRSKETSSGRSRYVSKIFSLDSSGDQGESSTQESTWPLITPNDGQFFLRLDDEAAQDWSFPQLEGADLCLDWESLNISQWDSFPFLS; from the exons ATGCCTCGTCCCAAAGTTCCCGCACATCAGCGTCAGAGGGCTGTGGAGGCATGTAATCTCTGTCGTGAGGCAAAGAAGAGGTGCAGTGGTTCGGCTCCCTGCACTCAGTGTCTCCGCCGGGGTTTGGAGCATCAGTGCTTCATAACCTATGCACCCCGGGGCTCcagggcgagggcgagagcAGAGGCATCAATCCGAGCTGCAAGCGATACAAATTCATGGACTAGAGAAGAACCCACAAGTCCAAGGCGACACGCCAGCAATCATGCGGTTCAACAGAGTGATGCCGACACAGTCGAAGTATTTCAACCACTGTCACCTTCGGATTCTCGCCAGGAAGATGGCGAGGGCAGTCAGAGCGAACAGACTGATGCTTCTTCGACCAATCCCCCACGCATGCTGCTCAACTCACGCGGGGAAAGAG TCTATATTGGCGGCGCTGCGTCAATATCATTCCTCCAGATTGTACGGGACTTGGTATCGCAGCAGATCGGTCCTTCAGCCTTTTCGCACAATGAGAAGAGTGACAGAATGCTTGAGGTTGAAACACCTCAAGCAAAcgcgccagagccagaggtcAATGCCATGGACTTAGACGGGGAACAAAAACTCAGGTATTTGAGGTCCTACTACGCTGTC ACTGAGGCCTTGATTCACGTCTTTGATCCGTCGGAGCTTGAGGCTTTACTCATGTCTCCGGACAAGATCATGACCCCCGATGGCATTAGTAGTCTACCATCGCTCAAACAAACCTCGATTGACCTTGTTATTGCCATAGGCGCTCAGTGTGACTCTCTTGCAAGCGCAAAGAGCATCGGACAGGCGTCCTTTCGTAACGCCCGTCGCCAGGCCTTTATGGGGTTCCTTGAAGATCCTGATATAGATATGGTCCGCACATTTCTTCTCATGGCATTTTACATGCTTGGAGAGTGCCGGAGGAACGCTGCTTTCATGTATCTGGGCATCGCTGCCAAGGCCGCTCTTGCTTTGGGTCTGCACAGTCGGGATTCGTACGCAAAGAAGCCTGGACCTGCTGACCAGCTCAG ACTACGGATATGGATGAGTATATGTATCGTTGATAAACTGGTCAACTCAATCTTGGGCCGGCCATCCGCGACTGCTGGGATCCGCTCAGACAGGAATAACCTCGATGACGTTGCTCAACCAGGGGATCACATCACGGACTGCCTTGTTGCTTCAAACAAGATTGTCACAATTATCAACGACATCACAGACACACTGTACGACCAAAAGAAGATCACAACACCGATTGTCGAACAGCTGATGCAGGATATTGAGAACTGGAAACGACATCTACCTGATTCTATTCGAAACACGGTGTGCACAGAACAGGCCAGCCCAGGGTCTTTGCCTCCTCAACATGGGGCAGTCGCCAGAGTACATGTCTCTTGTTTCTACTACCTTGCTGTGATGCTTGTATCGAGGCCTTTTCTTATCTCTGCGCTCACCTCTCGACCACCAAGAGGAGCTTTGCCGTCTCAACTAGCTGCTGCTTGTCTTGACGCTGCCATGTATCTCTCTCAGACATGCGTTGAGGCCCTGAATTCCGGCCTCTTGCAGGGAAACATGTGCATCATGAA GGCTCTCATTTTCGCGGCAGGGTTGGTTCTAGGGTTTGAGATCTTTGCCAAGTACCCTGTCGACTCCGATATCGAAACTGCCTTTCAAGGAGCCAAAGAAGTTCTCACACATCTGTCCAAGCAAAGTCCACAAGCGGCACATTACTTGGAGATTTTGACAACACTCTCTAGTGCCATTGCAAAGCGTCGCTCAAAAGAGACGTCGTCAGGCAGAAGTCGATACGTGTCCAAGATCTTTAGCCTTGATTCATCAGGGGATCAAGGCGAATCCAGCACACAAGAGTCAACCTGGCCACTGATTACTCCTAACGATGGCCAATTTTTCCTGCGATTAGATGATGAGGCAGCACAAGACTGGTCATTTCCACAACTGGAGGGAGCTGATCTCTGCTTGGATTGGGAGAGTTTGAACATTTCGCAGTGGGATAGTTTTCCATTCCTATCGTGA
- a CDS encoding Zn(2)-C6 fungal-type domain-containing protein has protein sequence MDSAYDPSSEAELPSCSGCRKRKLKCSRQKPACSNCERLQTTCVYEARRAKPGLKSGAVEGLNQRLEKVERALFGQAHTEDGGESAFPDIEPAHRANVPSPLEAVLSTLAGELQKLNQNMTPNREQIQETSARKRRRHEPLEDEEPRRSYDVIDEALDDLIDAYFSHVQPWIPMINMRDFRARAQNNREQVKVVLQAMAVATLRYLEPDGEPLSPGFIKNETCKLRRTVLLDALDGLTVENLQALIIIAFTDIGDGNLDKAWPIIGSLTRTVEYMELSVEAEDRHQRPAVLPSTTCLPPPLKWVEEEERRRVFWNIFILDRFSSVVKGWNTSLTAADVCRRLPICGGKWFEDEPAVTPYFGIWDRSRAKIGNSITFLPGHYPSPSHSAGAENTGTESSSHGQEGSSTVDMSMVGAFAYYVESIESLSQITTYFLQTKIDFNNRQEVSSWLTRFKELDLRLVHWKMYLPQQWKDSGISRETMPGVMDPNMTVANATHNISLILLHQRIAYPDAELSGIRLPSLCSADTCYNAAMETANMTTKYLEGSSPTLPVSPQLGICAFVSGRVLLVHWRYYKTALAEEFSVLVDNLKEMSRRWHGNRMQDQQSCFFSQLSDRLSNLYYEFEGAEEATPGCTDRQRQSTDVALGRQIPNPTNTYQPCAQANLASQFSAVAPAVPVGQGNQWRAADSISPSSARADELSAISQILMDNDFLEMDRIISFEDMMAAGDLQHTVL, from the exons ATGGACTCCGCGTACGACCCTTCCTCCGAGGCCGAGCTCCCATCATGTAGCGGGTGCAGGAAGCGTAAGCTCAAGTGCTCGAGACAGAAACCGGCTTGTTCCAATTGCGAGCGACTAC AAACGACATGCGTTTATGAAGCACGGCGGGCCAAGCCAGGGTTGAAGAGTGGTGCCGTGGAGGGTCTCAATCAACGGCTAG AAAAGGTAGAGAGAGCCTTGTTTGGACAAGCTCATAccgaagatggaggagaatcCGCTTTTCCTGACATTGAGCCTGCTCACAGGGCGAATGTTCCATCTCCCCTTGAAGCTGTGCTTTCAACCCTGGCTGGAGAGTTGCAGAAACTAAACCAGAATATGACACCAAACAGGGAACAAATTCAAGAAACATCCgccaggaagagaagaagacatGAGCccctggaggatgaggagccgCGGCGAAGCTATGACGTGATTGATGAGGCCCTTGACGACTTGATAGATGCATACTTTTCTCATGTACAACCGTGGATCCCCATGATCAACATGAGAGACTTCAGGGCACGGGCTCAGAACAATAGGGAACAGGTCAAGGTTGTTCTCCAAGCCATGGCTGTAGCCACTCTTCGATATCTTGAGCCTGATGGAGAACCCCTTTCACCGGGGTTTATCAAGAATGAGACTTGCAAACTCAGACGAACCGTCCTATTGGACGCTTTGGATGGCCTCACTGTGGAGAACCTACAAGCGCTTATCATTATTGCCTTTACCGAT ATTGGGGATGGCAACTTGGACAAGGCCTGGCCCATAATTGGTTCACTTACTAGGACTGTTGAGTACATGGAACTATCAGTTGAGGCCGAAGATCGTCATCAGCGACCAGCCGTATTACCGTCTACAACTTGCCTACCTCCGCCTCTCAAATgggttgaggaagaagaaagacggAGGGTTTTCTGGAACATCTTTATTCTTGATAG GTTCTCATCTGTCGTCAAAGG ATGGAACACGAGCCTGACTGCTGCAGATGTCTGTCGTAGACTACCTATCTGCGGTGGTAAATGGTTTGAAGATGAGCCTGCAGTCACGCCGTATTTTGGCATTTGGGATCGTTCAAGAGCCAAGATAGGCAACTCCATCACCTTTCTTCCAGGACATTACCCAAGCCCTTCTCACTCAGCAGGCGCAGAGAATACTGGCACAGAGTCTTCGTCCCATGGACAGGAAGGCTCAAGCACCGTGGATATGTCCATGGTTGGCGCGTTTGCATACTATGTCGAGTCCATCGAGTCACTGAGCCAGATCACAACCTACTTTCTGCAGACAAAGATTGACTTTAACAACCGCCAAGAGGTTTCAAGCTGGCTAACGAGGTTCAAAGAACTGGATCTCCGCTTAGTACA CTGGAAAATGTATCTCCCCCAGCAATGGAAAGATTCGGGAATTTCACGAGAAACAATGCCTGGAGTCATGGATCCAAATATGACTGTAGCCAATGCAACCCACAACATATCCCTGATTCTTCTACACCAAAGAATCGCTTACCCAGATGCTGAACTGAGTGGCATTCGACTGCCAAGTCTTTGCAGTGCTGATACTTGTTACAATGCTGCAATGGAGACGGCAAATATGACGACCAAGTATCTGGAGggctcatcaccaacactaCCTGTGTCGCCTCAACTGGGAATATGTGCCTTTGTTAGTGGACGGGTTCTTCTAG TTCATTGGCGCTACTATAAGACGGCTCTGGCTGAAGAATTCAGTGTACTGGTGGATAATTTGAAAGAAATGTCCCGACGATGGCATGGCAACAGAATGCAAGACCAACAGTCATGCTTCTTTTCCCAGCTATCTGATCGGTTGAGCAACCTCTACTATGAGTTTGAAGGGGCTGAAGAGGCCACACCGGGTTGCACTGATCGTCAAAGACAGTCGACAGACGTGGCCTTGGGTCGTCAGATCCCAAACCCTACAAATACTTACCAACCGTGCGCCCAGGCAAATTTGGCATCGCAGTTTTCAGCCGTAGCGCCAGCTGTCCCTGTCGGGCAAGGTAATCAGTGGAGAGCTGCTGACTCTATATCCCCATCAAGCGCCAGAGCAGACGAATTGTCTGCAATATCACAGATTCTGATGGACAATGACTTTTTGGAGATGGACAGAATTATCAGCTTTGAGGATATGATGGCTGCGGGAGATTTGCAGCACACAGTGCTGTGA
- a CDS encoding MFS domain-containing protein, giving the protein MNKEQADVVQEEHGEKGAHEATAVTSAFAGLTRAQCVKKFWRLYITGLGVSLAGMYAGYANSVIGSIIANEGFIQYFATVEDPDTGKPALNAQHISLWSACYFITSILIQTIAPVTADKFGRKFNMWGVTFFLTTSVVIQVVAPNWWVLLIARLVAGCAGGMLSTSCMVYMSEVAMPQFRGALLGSFSLSFALGQVFLAVALKVLEETDHMAFRHIFYSEFVFTGLWLFPMLYLPESPAWYASKGRDDEGKKALRKLVGNVEGYDFNHEYSVFRYEFVESLSMAKHGDENSDWKALFTSKTNLKRAVISTLPFTFQNIVGVPLMFGYTTYFFQLAGVDDPFLGNIVKQMVLVVGILISFYTVDKVGRRTLVIAGGAAMATICFIVGGLGFMKQTSASGMALVALCSLWAFVYANSLAPIGWISLVEISSPSLRAKTTSIAVTIQYMTGILFNYTVPLMLSNQGAGWGQKIGLFFGGITLIYLIPCVLMFPETKGRTYHELDELFEQRVPAWRFASTKTSHQLELEAKAAGTVKS; this is encoded by the exons ATGAATAAGGAACAAGCAGACGTTGTCCAGGAGGAGCACGGTGAGAAGGGGGCCCATGAGGCCACCGCTGTCACTTCAGCCTTTGCTGGCTTGACCCGTGCCCAATGTGTCAAGAAGTTCTGGAGACTCTACATCACTGGTCTGGGCGTTTCCTTGGCGGGAAT GTATGCTGGCTATGCCAACTCAGTTATTGGTAGTATCATTGCCAATGAGGGCTTCATTCAATACTTTGCAACCGTCGAGGACCCAGACACTGGAAAGCCTGCTCTCAACGCTCAACATATCTCCCTTTGGTCTGCCTGTTACTTTATCACGTCGATTTTGATCCAGACTATTGCCCCTGTCACTGCTGATAAGTTTGGGCGCAAGTTCAACATGTGGGGAGTTACCTTTTTCCTCACAACG TCTGTTGTTATCCAAGTTGTTGCTCCCAACTGGTGGGTTTTGTTGATTGCCCGACTTGTGGCTGGCTGCGCTGGAGGCATGTTGTCTACAAGCTGCATGGTTTACATGTCAGAAGTTGCCATGCCTCAGTTTCGTGGTGCCCTACTCGGCAGCTTCTCCCTTTCATTTGCACTTGGCCAAGTGTTTTTAGCTGTGGCTCTCAAGGTCCTTGAGGAGACTGACCACATGGCTTTCCGTCACATCTTTTACTCCGAGTTTGTCTTTACCGGACTATGGCTATTCCCTATGCTCTACCTCCCCGAGTCCCCTG CTTGGTACGCTTCTAAGGGCAGGGATGACGAGGGTAAGAAGGCTCTTCGAAAGCTTGTGGGAAACGTGGAAGGTTATGACTTTAATCACGAATACTCCGTCTTCAGATACGAGTTTGTGGAATCGTTGTCCATGGCAAAGCACGGCGATGAGAACTCTGACTGGAAGGCCCTCTTTACCAGCAAGACCAACTTGAAGCGTGCCGTCATCTCTACACTTCCTTTCACCTTTCAGAACATTGTCGGCGTCCCGCTCATGTTTGGATATACCACCTACTTCTTCCAGCTCGCTGGTGTTGACGATCCCTTCCTTGGCAACATTGTCAAGCAAATGGTTCTTGTTGTGGGTATTCTGATCTCATTCTATACCGTCGACAAGGTCGGAAGAAGGACTCTAGTCATTGCAGGCGGCGCTGCTATGGCAACCATCTGCTTTATCGTTGGTGGACTTGGCTTCATGAAACAGACCAGTGCATCCGGAATGGCTCTTGTCGCTCTTTGCTCCCTTTGGGCGTTTGTATATGCAAACTCTCTCGCTCCAATCG GTTGGATCAGTCTGGTTGAGATTTCCAGTCCCAGTCTGCGAGCCAAGACGACCTCGATTGCCGTTACTATTCAGTACATGACAGGCATTCTCTTT AACTACACTGTTCCCCTGATGCTGTCAAACCAAGGGGCTGGATGGGGTCAGAAGATTGGTTTGTTCTTCGGTGGCATCACTCTGATCTACCTCATTCCATGTGTTTTAATGTTCCCCGAAACCAAGGGACGAACCTATCACGAGTTGGATGAGCTCTTTGAGCAACGTGTCCCGGCTTGGAGATTTGCTTCCACAAAAACCTCGCACCAATTGGAGcttgaggccaaggcggcaGGGACTGTGAAGTCTTGA
- a CDS encoding Zn(2)-C6 fungal-type domain-containing protein: MSFENDVVLPPIIESAPAGFEPADSPSPRRGLKRISAACQRCRRRKQKCDGKLPICGSCAAAAVPCLPSDRLVIKVDRDCECDHLRSQVESLKGRVRELQSQLALHRDRASSHDLRQPIGVSADGVGSLEKFYRGRMLLPTFRGSNAHSPEVGFMSSPWQLWNGLSASDAPTVNPASFSLQDDGPSLVDVFFDRRWPQFPVLHRPTFMEQHYLPFASGHPTSKLSAFQVNIVLAIGASEKARTGCNPSVSFQGFFKDAVRELDNVLAADDIDCIQCLLLLCIFGSNEPQSVNLWQAVGLALRLAVGIDLHRREALAGKSLLEAEMCKRLFWSLYTIDRSISISLGRPIGLQDADITISLPLLLSDEKLSGPAEQAVPNVCPDVTDMSAFRHIIELRRINADIYRALHSAAGVNIESSNLDSIRQQHYALLNTWLLSAPRYLAPISMYQTSEWFQIAYHQAVINVYRPSHASPVSSAHAIRLCADSSISLISCYNALYAKNKIIYTFVALDSLFMAAVTMLYSIRASAAVRHELTKEVVESNIESCVGLLSKISHGRIVGERSIQVIRRLGNATLAVFDTASSAESDIDTEFMSWFGVKCQNPPGPEYPTPSIDIAWNDLFEHGYDLNGFYNGDLLL, from the exons ATGTCTTTCGAGAATGACGTAGTCCTCCCTCCGATAATTGAGTCGGCTCCAGCCGGTTTTGAACCTGCCGACTCGCCGTCTCCTCGTCGCGGGCTCAAGAGAATCTCTGCTGCCTGTCAGAGATGTCGCCGAAGAAAGCAAAAG TGCGACGGAAAACTCCCGATCTGCGGGTCATGCGCCGCAGCCGCAGTCCCATGTCTCCCGTCAGACCGCCTGGTGATCAAAGTGGATAGAGATTGCGAGTGCGATCACCTCAGGAGCCAGGTAGAAAGCCTTAAAGGTCGCGTGAGGGAGCTGCAATCCCAACTGGCCCTGCACAGGGATAGGGCTAGTTCTCATGATCTCCGACAGCCAATTGGCGTGTCTGCCGATGGTGTAGGTAGCTTGGAAAAGTTCTACCGAGGCCGCATGCTTCTCCCGACGTTTCGAGGATCAAACGCTCATAGCCCAGAGGTTGGCTTTATGAGCAGTCCCTGGCAACTCTGGAATGGATTATCAGCGAGTGACGCTCCAACTGTCAATCCGGCTTCATTTTCTCTTCAAGATGATGGCCCAAGCTTGGTTGATGTGTTTTTCGATCGGAGATGGCCTCAATTCCCTGTTCTCCACCGGCCAACCTTTATGGAACAGCATTATCTGCCGTTTGCTAGCGGGCATCCCACGAGCAAGCTTTCGGCTTTTCAAGTCAACATTGTTCTTGCAATTGGGGCTTCAGAAAAGGCCAGGACAGGTTGTAACCCATCCGTGTCTTTTCAAGGATTCTTCAAGGATGCAGTGCGCGAGCTGGACAACGTCCTAGCAGCTGATGACATTGACTGTATTCAGTGCCTCTTGTTACTCTGTATCTTTGGCAGCAATGAGCCTCAATCTGTCAATCTGTGGCAAGCTGTTGGCTTGGCTTTACGGCTTGCAGTCGGCATTGATCTGCATCGACGAGAGGCCCTGGCTGGCAAGTCTCTTCTGGAAGCAGAAATGTGCAAGAGGCTGTTTTGGAGTCTCTACACGATAGATCGAAGCATATCAATCTCCCTGGGCAGACCAATCGGCCTCCAAGACGCCGATATCACCATATCTCTTCCCCTTTTGCTATCAGACGAGAAGCTGTCTGGACCAGCGGAGCAAGCAGTCCCGAACGTTTGTCCAGACGTTACAGACATGTCTGCTTTCCGTCACATTATAGAATTGAGACGAATCAACGCCGATATCTACAGAGCACTTCATTCTGCGGCCGGAGTTAATATCGAGAGTTCCAACTTGGATTCTATCCGACAGCAACACTATGCACTCCTCAATACGTGGCTATTATCAGCACCGCGATATCTTGCACCAATCTCGATGTACCAGACATCGGAATGGTTTCAAATCGCATACCACCAGGCTGTCATCAATGTGTATCGACCTTCACACGCCTCTCCTGTCAGCAGCGCCCATGCTATCCGGCTTTGCGCAGACTCTTCCATCAGTCTGATCAGTTGCTACAACGCATTATATGCCAAAAACAAGATCATCTACACGTTTGTGGCACTTGATTCGCTGTTTATGGCCGCTGTTACCATGCTCTACTCGATAAGAGCCAGCGCTGCGGTACGTCACGAACTTACCAAAGAGGTCGTCGAATCCAATATCGAATCATGCGTTGGACTGTTGTCCAAGATCTCTCACGGTCGAATAGTTGGCGAGAGAAGCATTCAGGTCATCCGAAGACTAGGAAATGCAACTCTCGCTGTATTTGACACTGCATCATCTGCTGAGAGCGACATTGACACAGAATTCATGTCTTGGTTTGGTGTCAAATGTCAAAACCCTCCAGGGCCAGAATATCCTACGCCTAGTATTGACATTGCTTGGAATGATTTGTTTGAGCACGGGTATGATCTCAATGGGTTTTATAATGGGGACTTGTTACTTTAG
- a CDS encoding Isochorismatase domain-containing protein produces MASQFYVPVSLNHTALLLSDVQTQILGRFSPTDQAAYLENVQKIVAFFRSEIKSRRTQPNSGLYDGVPMIIHHTLPFNINSNAFVSPYNKLAKWVAKLEASGAFANAPSDPNHPHYAVPEALVPEEGWGGKDEIVLGKLQPNCFGSSDLIAYLRARGIKHIVLVGLTTMGSILGSARAGADLDYHIICVEEGIIDDESEVHEFLMKRVLPKFVDVVKMEDVLALGEA; encoded by the coding sequence ATGGCTTCTCAATTCTATGTCCCGGTTTCGTTGAACCACACTGCTCTTCTACTCTCAGATGTGCAGACCCAAATTCTGGGTCGTTTCTCTCCAACTGATCAAGCCGCCTACCTTGAGAATGTCCAAAAGATTGTCGCCTTTTTCCGATCAGAGATTAAATCTCGAAGGACCCAGCCAAACTCGGGCCTCTACGATGGTGTCCCAATGATCATTCACCATACCTTGCCCTTCAATATCAACTCAAATGCATTCGTATCGCCATACAACAAGCTAGCAAAGTGGGTTGCGAAACTTGAAGCCAGTGGTGCATTCGCCAATGCCCCTTCGGACCCGAATCATCCACACTACGCTGTTCCTGAAGCCCTCGTTCCTGAAGAAGGCTGGGGTGGCAAGGATGAAATTGTCTTGGGAAAGCTACAGCCCAATTGTTTCGGTTCATCTGATCTGATTGCATATCTGCGAGCTCGTGGCATCAAACATATTGTCTTGGTTGGACTTACGACCATGGGGAGCATCTTGGGAAGCGCGAGGGCTGGCGCGGATCTAGACTATCACATTATTTGTGTGGAAGAAGGAATCATTGATGATGAGTCCGAGGTTCATGAATTTCTCATGAAGAGAGTTCTGCCAAAGTTTGTGGATGttgtcaagatggaggatgtGTTGGCTCTTGGTGAAGCCTAG
- a CDS encoding Aa-trans domain-containing protein yields MESKEIHTIKGNQPDSGSDSEAIKTELNAQGSQDFKTVPPESDDNANIYSQGGKNFRTLKRWDTIFILFANQIGLGILSLPSTLMTLGIVPGLIALIGIGVLSWYTAYELLQYYRLHPQVVNVVEMTRFVGGPWLEGVAGVMMMIQVIFVAASAIVTLSIALNTISSHATCTVVFIFVACAACFLLCLPRTTKFVSNLGVPNAVSVLAASILVMISLGIKGPRQVDSIDDWHRDIVVIGHPSFRDGLNACLKIVFAYAANLSFVGYMAEMKDPIKDFKFCLAFLEGSCITLYSAFAIIFYCLGAEYTTSPILGATSSTPAKAAYGVVLPAIYSTGLAYGHIGAKYIFVNVMRWMGAVHEVTSDTVRSWSVWLASVVGFWIIVFILSNAIPIFDSILSITSATTISWFTYGFSAVFWFHMNWNNLFRDWKKICLTLLNAFLIIISLFMNAAGLWASITELLDLFNADDSSIRGVFSCGSNAQF; encoded by the coding sequence ATGGAATCCAAGGAAATCCACACTATCAAGGGCAACCAGCCTGACTCTGGCTCTGATagtgaagccatcaagaCCGAGCTGAATGCTCAAGGCTCTCAAGACTTCAAGACTGTTCCTCCCGAGTCTGATGACAATGCCAACATTTACTCCCAGGGAGGCAAGAACTTTCGCACTCTCAAGCGATGGGACACCATCTTTATCCTCTTTGCCAACCAGATCGGCCTCGGTATTCTTTCGCTCCCTTCGACCCTCATGACACTGGGAATCGTCCCTGGTCTTATCGCCCTCATCGGAATCGGTGTCCTATCTTGGTACACAGCATACGAGCTTCTACAATACTATCGACTCCACCCACAGGTGGTCAATGTCGTTGAGATGACGAGATTTGTTGGCGGACCCTGGCTTGAAGGAGTTGCTGgagtcatgatgatgattcaGGTCATCTTTGTTGCTGCTTCAGCCATTGTCACGCTCTCTATCgcactcaacaccatcagcagCCATGCCACCTGTACTGTTGTCTTTATCTTTGTGGCTTGTGCGGCTTGCTTCCTCTTGTGCTTGCCTCGCACTACCAAATTTGTCTCAAACCTGGGAGTTCCCAACGCTGTCAGTGTTTTGGCCGCTTCTATCCTGGTCATGATCAGCCTGGGTATCAAGGGCCCTCGGCAGGTTGACTCAATCGACGACTGGCACAGGGATATCGTGGTTATTGGACACCCAAGTTTTCGAGATGGTCTCAATGCCTGTCTCAAGATTGTCTTTGCTTATGCCGCCAACCTTTCATTCGTCGGCTACATGGCTGAGATGAAGGATCCCATCAAGGACTTCAAGTTCTGTCTCGCATTCCTCGAGGGTAGCTGCATCACTTTGTACTCTGCCTTTGCCATCATCTTTTACTGTCTTGGCGCCGAGTATACTACCTCTCCTATCCTTGGTGCAACCTCTAGCACCCCTGCCAAGGCGGCTTACGGTGTGGTTCTCCCTGCCATCTACTCGACTGGTCTAGCTTATGGTCACATTGGTGCCAAATACATCTTTGTCAACGtcatgagatggatgggcgcAGTCCACGAGGTCACTTCCGATACTGTCAGGTCCTGGTCTGTCTGGCTCGCCTCTGTTGTTGGCTTCTGGATCATTGTCTTTATCCTGTCCAACGCCATCCCAATTTTTGATTCTATCCTTTCAATTACTTCGGCAACTACTATTTCTTGGTTCACCTACGGTTTCAGTGCCGTGTTTTGGTTCCACATGAATTGGAACAACCTTTTCCGCGACTGGAAGAAGATCTGTCTTACCCTTCTCAACGCCTTCCTTATCATCATCTCGCTCTTTATGAACGCAGCTGGGCTGTGGGCCTCTATTACGGAGCTTTTGGACCTTTTCAATGCCGATGACAGCTCGATCCGGGGTGTGTTTTCTTGTGGTAGCAACGCTCAGTTTTAG